In Monodelphis domestica isolate mMonDom1 chromosome 3, mMonDom1.pri, whole genome shotgun sequence, the following proteins share a genomic window:
- the GTF2H2C gene encoding general transcription factor IIH subunit 2-like protein isoform X3 has product MRHLYVVVDGSRTMEDQDLKPNRLTCTLKLLEYFVEEYFDQNPISQIGIIVTKSKRAEKLTELSGNPRKHIASLKKAVDMTCHGEPSLYNSLSLAMQTLKHMPGHTSREVLVLFSSLTTCDPSNIYDLIKTLKAAKIRVSVIGLSAEVRVCTVLARETGGAYHVILDESHYKELLTHHVSPPPASSSSECSLIRMGFPQHTIASLSDQDAKPSFSMAHLDSSTEPGLTLGGYFCPQCRAKYSELPVECKICGLTLVSAPHLARSYHHLFPLDAFQEVSLEEYNGERFCHGCLGELKDQHVYICTVCQNVFCVDCDLFIHESLHCCPGCIHKNPAPTGV; this is encoded by the exons TTATTAGAATACTTTGTAGAGGAATATTTTGATCAGAATCCTATTAGTCAG ATTGGGATAATCGTAACTAAGAGTAAGAGAGCTGAAAAGCTGACAGAACTGTCAG gaAATCCAAGGAAGCATATAGCTTCTCTCAAGAAAGCAGTCGATATGACCTGCCATGGAGAGCCATCTCTCTACAATTCCCTAAGCCTGGCTATGCAGACTCTAAA GCACATGCCGGGGCACACAAGCAGGGAGGTCCTGGTCCTCTTCAGCAGCCTCACCACGTGCGACCCGTCCAACATCTATGACCTCATCAAG ACGCTGAAGGCGGCCAAGATCAGGGTGTCGGTGATCGGCTTGTCTGCGGAGGTCCGAGTGTGCACGGTGCTTGCCCGCGAGACCGGCG GAGCATACCATGTTATTTTAGATGAAAGTCATTATAAAGAACTCTTAACCCATCATGTGAGTCCTCCCCCTGCCAGTTCAAGTTCTGAATGCTCTCTTATTCGTATGG gttTTCCTCAGCACACCATTGCCTCTCTATCTGATCAGGATGCTAAACCTTCTTTCAGCATGGC GCATTTGGATAGCAGTACTGAGCCAGGCCTTACATTAGGAGGGTACTTCTGTCCACAGTGTCGGGCAAAGTATTCTGAACTTCCAGTTGAATGCAAAATCTGTG GTTTAACATTGGTATCTGCTCCCCATTTGGCACGGTCTTATCATCATCTCTTTCCTTTGGATGCTTTTCAAGAAGTTTCCTTGGAAGAATATAATGGGGAGAG attTTGTCATGGATGCCTAGGAGAATTAAAAGATCAACAT GTTTATATTTGTACTGTGTGCCAAAATGTATTTTGTGTGGACTGTGACTTGTTTATTCATGAATCTCTGCATTGCTGCCCTGGTTGTATTCATAAGAATCCAGCTCCTACTGGTGTTTGA
- the GTF2H2C gene encoding general transcription factor IIH subunit 2-like protein isoform X2, whose product MMRHLYVVVDGSRTMEDQDLKPNRLTCTLKLLEYFVEEYFDQNPISQIGIIVTKSKRAEKLTELSGNPRKHIASLKKAVDMTCHGEPSLYNSLSLAMQTLKHMPGHTSREVLVLFSSLTTCDPSNIYDLIKTLKAAKIRVSVIGLSAEVRVCTVLARETGGAYHVILDESHYKELLTHHVSPPPASSSSECSLIRMGFPQHTIASLSDQDAKPSFSMAHLDSSTEPGLTLGGYFCPQCRAKYSELPVECKICGLTLVSAPHLARSYHHLFPLDAFQEVSLEEYNGERFCHGCLGELKDQHVYICTVCQNVFCVDCDLFIHESLHCCPGCIHKNPAPTGV is encoded by the exons TTATTAGAATACTTTGTAGAGGAATATTTTGATCAGAATCCTATTAGTCAG ATTGGGATAATCGTAACTAAGAGTAAGAGAGCTGAAAAGCTGACAGAACTGTCAG gaAATCCAAGGAAGCATATAGCTTCTCTCAAGAAAGCAGTCGATATGACCTGCCATGGAGAGCCATCTCTCTACAATTCCCTAAGCCTGGCTATGCAGACTCTAAA GCACATGCCGGGGCACACAAGCAGGGAGGTCCTGGTCCTCTTCAGCAGCCTCACCACGTGCGACCCGTCCAACATCTATGACCTCATCAAG ACGCTGAAGGCGGCCAAGATCAGGGTGTCGGTGATCGGCTTGTCTGCGGAGGTCCGAGTGTGCACGGTGCTTGCCCGCGAGACCGGCG GAGCATACCATGTTATTTTAGATGAAAGTCATTATAAAGAACTCTTAACCCATCATGTGAGTCCTCCCCCTGCCAGTTCAAGTTCTGAATGCTCTCTTATTCGTATGG gttTTCCTCAGCACACCATTGCCTCTCTATCTGATCAGGATGCTAAACCTTCTTTCAGCATGGC GCATTTGGATAGCAGTACTGAGCCAGGCCTTACATTAGGAGGGTACTTCTGTCCACAGTGTCGGGCAAAGTATTCTGAACTTCCAGTTGAATGCAAAATCTGTG GTTTAACATTGGTATCTGCTCCCCATTTGGCACGGTCTTATCATCATCTCTTTCCTTTGGATGCTTTTCAAGAAGTTTCCTTGGAAGAATATAATGGGGAGAG attTTGTCATGGATGCCTAGGAGAATTAAAAGATCAACAT GTTTATATTTGTACTGTGTGCCAAAATGTATTTTGTGTGGACTGTGACTTGTTTATTCATGAATCTCTGCATTGCTGCCCTGGTTGTATTCATAAGAATCCAGCTCCTACTGGTGTTTGA